The following proteins are encoded in a genomic region of Grus americana isolate bGruAme1 chromosome 5, bGruAme1.mat, whole genome shotgun sequence:
- the RAG2 gene encoding V(D)J recombination-activating protein 2 — MAQSADEMSLQVVSAVSNSSLLQPGFSLLNFDGHVFFFGQKGWPKRSCPTGVFLLDIKQNELKMKPAFFSKDSCYLPPLRYPALCTLRVNAESDEYQYIIHGGKTPNNDLSDKIYVISLVSKNSKKTTFQCVEKDLGGDVPEARYGHTINIVHSRGKSMSVIFGGRSYTPLAQRTTEKWNSVVDCLPSVFLVDFEFGCCTSYILPELQDGLSFHVSVARNDTIYILGGHSLQNNTRSPSLYKLKVDLPLGSPAVTCTILPGGISVSSAIVTQTGDTEFVLVGGYQSDNQKRLVCNTIVLEDDKIEIAERASPDWTPDIKHCKMWFGCDMGKGSVLLGIPGANKQLISDANYFYILRCKGAEEDNEEELTTQSCSQTSTEDPGDSTPFEDSEEFCFSAEANSFDVDDTDTYNEDDEEDESETGYWITCSASCNIDINTWVPFYSTELNKPAMILCSSGAGHWVHAQCMDLSESMLLRLSEANVKYFCNEHVDLNKGLQTPKKVVRLKKQPMKPLRKKTTMKLTTPTKKSFLRRLFE, encoded by the coding sequence ATGGCCCAGTCAGCAGATGAAATGTCACTGCAGGTGGTATCTGCTGTCAGTAATTCATCCTTGCTTCAGCCAGGCTTCTCTCTCCTGAATTTTGATgggcatgttttcttttttgggcAGAAAGGGTGGCCAAAGAGATCCTGTCCCACTGGTGTTTTCCTCCTTGATATAAAGCAGAATGAGCTCAAAATGAAACCTGCCTTCTTCTCTAAAGACTCCTGTTACCTCCCCCCTCTCCGCTACCCTGCTCTTTGCACACTCAGAGTCAATGCAGAGTCTGACGAGTACCAGTATATCATCCATGGTGGAAAAACACCTAACAACGACCTTTCTGATAAGATTTACGTTATAAGTCTGGTAAgcaaaaatagcaagaaaaccACATTCCAATGCGTTGAGAAAGACCTGGGTGGAGATGTCCCTGAAGCTAGATATGGGCATACAATTAACATAGTTCATAGCCGGGGAAAAAGCATGAGCGTTATATTTGGAGGGAGATCATATACTCCTCTTGCACAAAGAACCACTGAAAAATGGAACAGCGTAGTTGACTGTTTGCCATCTGTGTTTCTCGTTGATTTTGAGTTTGGATGCTGTACGTCATACATACTTCCAGAGCTTCAAGATGGACTATCTTTCCACGTTTCAGTTGCCAGAAATGATACAATCTACATTTTGGGAGGCCATTCACTTCAAAATAACACCAGGTCCCCCAGCTTGTACAAGCTAAAAGTTGATCTCCCATTGGGCAGCCCAGCTGTGACCTGCACCATCTTGCCAGGGGGAATATCTGTGTCAAGTGCTATAGTGACTCAAACTGGTGATACCGAATTTGTCCTTGTTGGGGGCTACCAGTCTGACAACCAGAAACGGTTGGTGTGTAACACCATAGTTCTGGAAGATGATAAGATAGAGATTGCTGAGAGGGCGAGCCCGGACTGGACACCAGATATTAAACACTGCAAGATGTGGTTTGGCTGTGATATGGGCAAAGGGTCTGTATTGCTGGGCATTCCAGGAGCCAACAAACAGTTAATCTCAGATGCAAACTACTTCTACATTTTGAGATGCAAAGGAGCAGAAGAGGACAATGAGGAAGAACTGACAACACAAAGTTGCAGTCAGACATCAACCGAAGACCCTGGAGATTCCACTCCATTTGAAGATTCGGAAGAGTTTTGTTTTAGTGCTGAAGCCAATAGCTTTGATGTTGATGATACTGACACTTacaatgaagatgatgaagaagaTGAATCAGAAACAGGCTACTGGATCACCTGCTCTGCCAGTTGCAATATTGACATTAACACCTGGGTCCCTTTCTATTCGACAGAACTCAACAAGCCCGCAATGATCCTGTGTTCCAGCGGGGCTGGCCACTGGGTCCACGCACAATGTATGGATCTTTCAGAGAGCATGCTCCTACGTCTCTCAGAAGCAAATGTCAAGTACTTCTGCAACGAGCATGTTGACCTTAATAAAGGGCTACAAACTCCCAAAAAGGTAGTGCGCCTGAAAAAGCAACCCATGAAACCATTGCGCAAAAAGACAACCATGAAGTTAACAACGCCCACGAAAAAGTCCTTTCTTCGGAGATTGTTTGAATAG